The window CGTTGCCGGTGTCGAACACATGGTCGTGGACCCAGCGGGAAAGATTTTCGGTATGCACAGTCGTTCTCACTTGATGTAGGCGCGCAAAACATCGACCAATTCATGGGCGCCCTGCGCGCGCTCGGCGTCGCTGGCGATCTCTGGACTGGCGATATGGGTGTGCACATGCTGTTCAAGCACCTCCGTCATCAGCCCACCCATGGCGCCGCGCACGGCTGCAATCTGGTGAAGGATGTCTGCGCACCCTTTTTCTGCATCGAGCGCGCGCTCCAGGGCTTCGACCTGCCCCCGGATGCGACGCACCCGAGCCAGCAGTTTGGATTTTTGTTGGATGGTGTGACTCATCGGGGCTCGAAAAATGACATAGGGGGGTAGGGTATTTTAAATGCAGCTTTGCGAGTACCCCGAAATGGGGGTGGGGATGCCGGAGACGGCGGCGGTCTGGAGCAAAGCCCCCCCCCTGCTTTTTGCCCCTACACCCGCACCGCCCTCCGAAACTCCGCCGGCGACTGTCCCGTCCACCCGCGAAACGCCCGGATAAAACTCTTCTCGTTCTCAAACCCCGCGGCCTCGGCCACCTGCTTGATGGGCCGCTGCGTGCGGTGCAGTAGCTCCACCGCGCGGGTGCGGCGCACCTCGTCTTTCAGGCCCTGCAGCGTGGCGCCTTCTTCCTTCAACTGCCGGTGCAGCGTGCGCGGCGACACGTGCAGCAGCGCGGCCAGTGATTCGGCGCTGTGCTGGGGCAATGCATGGGAGGGCTGGCCGGGCAGGGGCGCGGCCAGCAGCTGGCGCACGCGCTGCACCAGCAGGCGGTCGCGGCGGTAGTGCAGCACGGTCAGGGGCAGGGCGTGTTGCAGCATCTGGCGCAGGGCCTGTTCGTCGCGGCGCAGGGGCAGGTGCAGGTAGCGGGCGTCGAAGTGGATGGCGGTGCGTGGTGCGTGGAAGGTGATGGGGCCACGGAACAGGACGGCATACGCATCGGCATGCGGTGGGGCATCAAACGCAAATTCGGCAGCGATGAGGGGGATGCGCGAGTCCACCATCCAGCAGGCCAGGCCATGGGCATTGCGCAGCACCGACACCAGGCAGAACTCGCGCAGTGCACCCAGGTCGCGGGCTTCGGTGATGGCCAGGGTGGCGGTGTCGCCGCTGGTGGTGAGGTGCAGCGCAATGTCGTCCGCCAGCAAACCGTGGTGGCGGCACCAGCGGGCCAGGGCGACCTGCAGCGTGGGTGAGCTGATGGAGGCGCGCGCCAGCATGCCGTAGCTGCCCCAGGGCAGGCGGCGGCTGAACCAGCCCAGGGCTTCGTCATCCAGCTCCTGCATAGCGGCGTCGGAAATCTGTTCCATCTGCCAGGCGGTGATGTGTGCCCTGTCGTCTTGCAGCAGCTGCGGCGCAATCTGTGCCTGGGCCAGGGCGCGTTCGGGGCTCCTGCCGCGCTGCTCGTAGGCGAGAGCGATGGCCCGCACGAAGGCGATGGGCGTGGCGGCAGGGGCCGTGGCGGGCGCGGACAAGTGGTTGGCGGGTTGGATGGGCGGTTTCACGCTGCCGAGTGTGCCAGCCGTGGCACGATTTGCAACCATTGTGGCAACCCGGCCAGGGCGTGGGCTCCTATGCTTGCACATCGCCCGCCATGCGCGCAGGGCCGGATGACAGAGGAGACAACCCCGTGACGAGTGCAGCCGCAACGAAATCCGCACCGCTGGTAGACAGCTACGCCCGTGGCGCCACCGATGTTCCCCTGATCGAGCAGACCATCGGCGCCTTCTTTGCCGACATGGTGGCCCGCCAGCCCGAGCGCGAGGCGCTGGTCAGCGTGCACCAGGGCCGCCGCTACACCTACGCCCAGTTGCAGACCGAAGCCCATCGCTTGGCCAGCGCGCTGCTGGGCATGGGGCTCACCCCCGGCGACCGCGTGGGCATCTGGTCGCACAACAATGCCGAATGGGTGCTGATGCAGCTGGCCACCGCGCAGGTGGGCCTGGTGCTGGTCAACATTAACCCGGCGTACCGCACGTCTGAAGTCGAATACGCGCTCAACAAGGTGGGCTGCAAGCTGCTGGTGACCATGGCGCGCTTCAAGACCAGCGACTACCTGGGCATGCTGCGCGAGCTGGCGCCCGAATGGCATCGCCAGCAGCCGGGGCAACTGGGCTCCGTGAAGCTGCCCCACCTGAACACGGTGGTGTGGATCGACGAAGCGGGGCAGGGCGCCGACGAGCCCGGTTTGATGCGATTTACCGACCTGCTGGCACGCGGCAACGCGGCCGACCCGCGCCTGGCGCACATCGCAGCGACGCTGAAAGCCACCGACCCCATCAACATCCAGTTCACCAGCGGCACCACGGGCTTTCCCAAGGGGGCCACGCTCACGCACCGCAACATCCTGAACAACGGCTTCTTCATTGGCGAGTGCATGAAGCTCACGCCCGAAGACCGTTTGTGCATCCCCGTGCCGCTGTACCACTGCTTTGGCATGGTGCTCGGCAATCTGGCCTGCCTCACGCACGGCTCTGCCATCGTGTATCCCAACGACGGGTTTGACCCGATCACGGTGCTGCAGACGGTGCAGGACGAGCGCTGCACCGGTCTGCATGGCGTGCCCACCATGTTCATTGCCGAGCTGGACCACCCGCGTTTTGCCGAGTTCAACCTGAGCACGCTGCGCACCGGCATCATGGCGGGCTCGCCCTGCCCCACCGAGGTGATGAAACGCGTGGTGGAGCAGATGAACCTGCGTGAAATCACCATTGCCTACGGCATGACCGAGACCAGCC of the Acidovorax sp. 107 genome contains:
- a CDS encoding metal/formaldehyde-sensitive transcriptional repressor, whose product is MSHTIQQKSKLLARVRRIRGQVEALERALDAEKGCADILHQIAAVRGAMGGLMTEVLEQHVHTHIASPEIASDAERAQGAHELVDVLRAYIK
- a CDS encoding AMP-binding protein; this translates as MRAGPDDRGDNPVTSAAATKSAPLVDSYARGATDVPLIEQTIGAFFADMVARQPEREALVSVHQGRRYTYAQLQTEAHRLASALLGMGLTPGDRVGIWSHNNAEWVLMQLATAQVGLVLVNINPAYRTSEVEYALNKVGCKLLVTMARFKTSDYLGMLRELAPEWHRQQPGQLGSVKLPHLNTVVWIDEAGQGADEPGLMRFTDLLARGNAADPRLAHIAATLKATDPINIQFTSGTTGFPKGATLTHRNILNNGFFIGECMKLTPEDRLCIPVPLYHCFGMVLGNLACLTHGSAIVYPNDGFDPITVLQTVQDERCTGLHGVPTMFIAELDHPRFAEFNLSTLRTGIMAGSPCPTEVMKRVVEQMNLREITIAYGMTETSPVSCQSSTDTPLDKRVSTVGQVQPHLEVKIVDPDTGAIVPIGQRGEFCTKGYSVMHGYWGDEAKTREAIDEDGWMHTGDLATMDAEGYVNIVGRIKDMVIRGGENIYPREIEEFLYRHSQVQDVQVVGVPDQKYGEELCAWIIAKPGTQPTEDDIRAFCKGQIAHYKVPRYIRFVTSFPMTVTGKIQKFKIRDEMKDQLGLEEQKTA
- a CDS encoding AraC family transcriptional regulator, with the protein product MVANRATAGTLGSVKPPIQPANHLSAPATAPAATPIAFVRAIALAYEQRGRSPERALAQAQIAPQLLQDDRAHITAWQMEQISDAAMQELDDEALGWFSRRLPWGSYGMLARASISSPTLQVALARWCRHHGLLADDIALHLTTSGDTATLAITEARDLGALREFCLVSVLRNAHGLACWMVDSRIPLIAAEFAFDAPPHADAYAVLFRGPITFHAPRTAIHFDARYLHLPLRRDEQALRQMLQHALPLTVLHYRRDRLLVQRVRQLLAAPLPGQPSHALPQHSAESLAALLHVSPRTLHRQLKEEGATLQGLKDEVRRTRAVELLHRTQRPIKQVAEAAGFENEKSFIRAFRGWTGQSPAEFRRAVRV